From a single Methylobacterium oryzae genomic region:
- the bhcB gene encoding beta-hydroxyaspartate dehydratase BhcB produces the protein MESALITPTLDDVLAAHERIRPYIHETPVLTSRIIDEAAGAQLFFKCENLQKAGAFKARGASNAVFSLTEAQAARGVATHSSGNHGTCLSYAAGRRGIPCTVVMPRTAPQAKKDAVRGYGGRVVECEPSTSSREAVFAEVVAETGAEFVHPYNDPRVIAGQATCARELIAQVPDLDAVIAPIGGGGMVSGTCLTLAGLAPHIAVYAAEPEQADDAHRSLKAGRIIADDAPVTVADGLKVPLKDLTWHFVRHHVADILTVSEAEIVAAMQLIWKRLKIVMEPSSAVALAAVLKNRPFFANKRVGVIITGGNVDLDALPWQ, from the coding sequence ATGGAAAGCGCCCTGATCACGCCCACCCTCGACGACGTCCTGGCCGCCCACGAGCGCATCCGGCCCTACATCCACGAGACGCCGGTCCTGACCTCGCGGATCATCGATGAAGCCGCCGGCGCGCAGCTGTTCTTCAAGTGCGAGAACCTGCAGAAGGCCGGCGCCTTCAAGGCGCGGGGCGCCTCGAACGCCGTCTTCAGCCTCACCGAGGCGCAGGCCGCCCGGGGCGTGGCGACCCACTCGTCGGGCAACCACGGCACCTGCCTGTCCTACGCGGCGGGCCGGCGCGGCATCCCCTGCACGGTGGTGATGCCGCGCACCGCGCCCCAGGCGAAGAAGGACGCCGTGCGCGGCTACGGCGGCCGGGTGGTGGAGTGCGAGCCGTCCACCTCATCGCGCGAGGCCGTGTTCGCCGAGGTCGTCGCCGAGACCGGCGCGGAGTTCGTGCATCCCTACAACGATCCCCGCGTCATCGCCGGGCAGGCGACCTGCGCCCGCGAGCTGATCGCGCAGGTCCCGGATCTCGACGCGGTGATCGCCCCGATCGGCGGCGGCGGCATGGTGTCGGGCACCTGCCTGACGCTGGCCGGGCTCGCCCCGCACATCGCCGTCTACGCGGCGGAGCCCGAGCAGGCCGACGACGCCCATCGCAGCCTGAAGGCCGGACGGATCATCGCCGACGACGCGCCGGTGACGGTCGCGGACGGCCTGAAGGTGCCGCTGAAGGACCTCACCTGGCACTTCGTCCGCCACCACGTCGCGGATATCCTGACGGTCTCCGAGGCCGAGATCGTCGCGGCGATGCAGCTGATCTGGAAGCGGCTGAAGATCGTCATGGAGCCGTCCAGCGCCGTCGCCCTGGCGGCAGTGCTGAAGAACCGCCCTTTCTTCGCGAACAAGCGGGTGGGCGTGATCATCACGGGCGGGAACGTCGATCTCGACGCGCTGCCCTGGCAATAA
- the bhcA gene encoding L-aspartate--glyoxylate aminotransferase BhcA, translating to MFAQNPVFIPGPTNMPEVLRRAADMPTLDHRSPLFAQILHPALAGVKKVLKSEDAEVFIFPSTATGGWETALSNTLSAGDTVLAARHGMFSHRWIDMTRRHGLDVRMIEAPWGEGLPADRFAEALAADKAHRIRAVLVTHNETATGVRSDVAAVRRALDASNHPALLLVDGVSSIASMDFRMDEWGVDVAVTGSQKGFMLPAGLAIVAFSPKAMAATATATLPRTYFDIRDMAKGYPNGAYPYTPAVGLLNGLKLSTELLLAEGLETVFARHRRIADGIRAAVAAWGLELCAARPDLYSDTVSAIRTPEGFDATRIVTHAARHYDVAFGVGLGEVAGKVFRIGHLGSLTDVMALSGIAAAEMAMVDLGLRIALGSGVAAAQAVYRRAPAAALRAAA from the coding sequence ATGTTCGCACAGAATCCCGTCTTCATTCCCGGCCCGACCAACATGCCGGAAGTGCTTCGCCGCGCGGCCGACATGCCGACGCTGGATCACCGGTCGCCGCTCTTCGCGCAGATCCTTCATCCGGCGCTCGCCGGCGTGAAGAAGGTCCTGAAGAGCGAGGACGCCGAGGTGTTCATCTTCCCGTCGACGGCTACGGGCGGCTGGGAGACCGCGCTCTCCAACACGCTCAGCGCCGGCGACACGGTGCTGGCGGCGCGCCACGGCATGTTCAGCCACCGCTGGATCGACATGACGCGCCGCCACGGCCTTGATGTCCGGATGATCGAAGCCCCGTGGGGCGAGGGGCTTCCGGCGGATCGCTTCGCCGAGGCCCTCGCGGCCGACAAGGCGCACCGCATCCGGGCCGTGCTCGTCACGCACAACGAGACGGCGACCGGCGTCCGCTCGGACGTCGCCGCCGTGCGCCGCGCGCTGGATGCCAGCAACCACCCGGCTCTGCTGCTGGTCGACGGCGTCAGCTCGATCGCGTCCATGGATTTCCGCATGGACGAGTGGGGCGTCGATGTCGCCGTGACGGGCTCGCAGAAGGGCTTCATGCTGCCCGCGGGCCTCGCCATCGTGGCGTTCTCGCCCAAGGCCATGGCCGCCACGGCGACGGCGACGCTGCCGCGGACCTATTTCGACATCCGCGACATGGCGAAGGGTTACCCGAACGGCGCCTATCCCTACACGCCGGCGGTCGGCCTCCTGAACGGCCTGAAGCTGTCGACGGAACTGCTCCTGGCCGAGGGGCTCGAGACCGTCTTCGCCCGGCACCGCCGCATCGCGGACGGGATCCGCGCCGCCGTCGCCGCCTGGGGCCTGGAACTCTGCGCCGCGCGCCCGGACCTCTACTCGGACACGGTGAGCGCGATCCGCACCCCGGAGGGCTTCGACGCCACGCGGATCGTCACCCACGCGGCGCGCCACTACGACGTCGCCTTCGGGGTGGGCCTCGGCGAGGTCGCCGGGAAGGTCTTCCGCATCGGCCACCTCGGCAGCCTCACGGATGTGATGGCGCTGTCGGGGATCGCAGCCGCCGAGATGGCGATGGTCGATCTCGGCCTGCGCATCGCGCTGGGATCGGGGGTCGCGGCCGCGCAGGCGGTGTACCGCCGCGCCCCGGCCGCCGCCCTGCGCGCCGCCGCCTGA